The DNA sequence TATCAACACCATAGCCGAGGCTATGGAAATTATTGACGCTACGGGAATGAGCAACATCGGTATCCTTGCAGATACTTTCCATATGAACATCGAAGAACCATCCATGGAAGAGAGCCTTAGAAGCTGTGCCCGCTATCTTACGCACTTGCACGTGGCGGACAGTAACCGTTGGGTCCCGGGCTATGGGCACATAGACTTCCCCAGTTTAATTAGGTTGTTGAGGGATATTGACTACAAGGGGGCTGTATCGGCGGAGATATTACCGAAACCAGACCCGAAGAGGTGTGCTGAAATGACCCTAGATTACATGATAAAACTGGGTCTGTGAAAGGAGTGCTTAGGACTATGATTAAGAAGGTGGAGTATCTAAAACAAATCCTTGACTGCGGCATTGTGGCAGTAATAAGAGCTGACTCGCCTGAAAAGGCGCTTAAGGTGGCTGAGGCGGTACGCAAGGGAGGCATTACTGCCATTGAGATTACTATGACGGTTCCCGGGGCGGTGGAGGTGATCCGGGAACTGGTCAAGAACTACAAGCCGGAAGAGATGCTGGTTGGGGCCGGTACGGTGCTGGATTCCGAAACTGCTAGGCTGTGCCTGCTGGCAGGAGCCGAGTTTATCGTGGGACCGCACTTTAACCCCGATGTGGTTCGGCTGTGTAACCGTTATCAGAAAATCTGCATGCCGGGTGCCATGTCAGTAACGGAAGTGGTACAGGCCATGGAGTGCGGCGCGGATGTGGTTAAGATATTTCCGGGCAGTCTGTTCGGTCCTTCCATCATTAAGGCCCTTCGGGGACCATTACCGTATGCTCCGCTGATGCCTACCGGTGGCGTAAACCTGGATAACGTTGATCAATGGATTAAGGCGGGGGCAGTTGCCGTGGGTGTGGGTACTGAACTTACAAAGAAAGGTTTGCAGGAGAACAACTACGACATTA is a window from the Calderihabitans maritimus genome containing:
- a CDS encoding bifunctional 2-keto-4-hydroxyglutarate aldolase/2-keto-3-deoxy-6-phosphogluconate aldolase; the encoded protein is MIKKVEYLKQILDCGIVAVIRADSPEKALKVAEAVRKGGITAIEITMTVPGAVEVIRELVKNYKPEEMLVGAGTVLDSETARLCLLAGAEFIVGPHFNPDVVRLCNRYQKICMPGAMSVTEVVQAMECGADVVKIFPGSLFGPSIIKALRGPLPYAPLMPTGGVNLDNVDQWIKAGAVAVGVGTELTKKGLQENNYDIITETASAFVDKIRAARQG